Proteins encoded within one genomic window of Bacillus thuringiensis:
- a CDS encoding GNAT family N-acetyltransferase, giving the protein MLFQKDNVSVRYVLEEDAPIISKWLTDPEVLQYYEGRDNPQSVEMVLDHFIHNPNSHEKRCLIEFYGMPIGYIQMYPVDSEWKTLYGYEASQNVWGMDQFIGEPAYWEKGIGTKLVQAAITYIMENTGAEAIAMDPKVNNERAIKCYEKCGFNKVKILKEHELHEGVLEDCWMMEYKRIEDR; this is encoded by the coding sequence ATGCTATTTCAAAAAGATAATGTATCGGTTAGGTATGTATTAGAAGAGGATGCACCAATCATTTCAAAATGGTTAACAGACCCAGAAGTACTGCAGTATTATGAAGGGCGAGATAATCCGCAATCAGTAGAAATGGTACTGGATCATTTTATACATAATCCAAATAGTCATGAAAAAAGATGCTTAATAGAGTTTTATGGTATGCCGATCGGTTATATTCAAATGTATCCAGTTGATTCGGAGTGGAAAACTTTATATGGCTATGAAGCATCACAAAATGTATGGGGAATGGATCAATTTATCGGAGAACCCGCCTATTGGGAAAAGGGAATTGGAACTAAACTTGTTCAGGCAGCAATTACATATATTATGGAGAACACGGGAGCAGAAGCAATTGCAATGGACCCGAAGGTAAATAATGAACGTGCAATAAAGTGTTATGAAAAATGTGGATTTAATAAGGTGAAGATTTTAAAAGAACATGAACTGCATGAAGGGGTATTAGAAGATTGTTGGATGATGGAATATAAACGTATAGAGGATAGGTGA